Genomic DNA from Garra rufa chromosome 22, GarRuf1.0, whole genome shotgun sequence:
TCAATCGACGTTATGTACTTTTTGTTTGTCCTATAGCTACGCCCTCACATAGGCTAAATGAAAGTGAAAGAATAACTAAACAAAGGCAAAACTAAACAAACTAGCTTCTGACTAAAATAATCTTTTAGGGCATTGAAAGGTAACTGTGTCCCCCATAAACTCCGAGATGAATGACGGAACGGAGGAAGAGACGGCCCCCGTTATTATGGAGACCTCATCGTACTCGCAGGTAGTTTTCAACGATGTTCCTCCATCATATCCGCCAAACACCGCAATTACGTGCCGCTACACTCTCACCGGTGCTCTGGAGCCCAGCGTGAGGGACTGGATTGGTATCTATAAGGTGTGTGAGAAACAACAGCAGCTTATACACTATATGTTCTGTATTGTATTGCTTTTAAAGAAGTTGAATTAAATCTGTGAAATGGCAGGTTGGTTGGAATTCAACACAGAAGTATTACACCTACGTATGGGTGGAACCTTCCCTGGACCATGTGGGACCTGAACCACTTGTGCAACAAGTGGTTTTCAAAGGTAAGAATCACACTGCACTTTCCATTCACTGGACATTTTGGATTTCTTCTGTATCTATCACATCTTTTCAGTATTGTGGTATAGTGCAAGAGGAACCTGAAACTAGGCCGAGCAAGACTGAGGCTTACAACAAGCTTATTGGGATATAAACATGGTTGTGACATGCAACTATGTAAACAAATATTCAATTCTGGAGGAGACTAAAAGTAAAAAGGGGACTTGATGTGTCCCCCTCAGGTTATCATCAAGTCTGTGTTAGTTGTGACCCTGGTGTAATTAATGTGCACCATTGGCATGTATGTGACGTTGTTCTGCTATTTTAGTAAAGGCTGAATCACTAACTTAAGTGCTCCACATCTACTCATCACGTTACTCAGGGATCCTAAATCAAGGGATCTTGTGATGTGTCAAGTGTCTGAAGAATTTGGTTTGCTGCCCTGCACCACTTTCTTGGCAATTAATTAACGTGGGAGCCACAGGGTGAGGAAAATGTCAGGGTATTTTCTtcatattaaaacatttaaatattgttCTTTGTCTTGAGTGAGAGCAGACTTTAAACTTTGGCCCATACTAAACCTGataaacaacaaataatattacaattctgTACTTTTTCatctaaataaatttaaataaaattacactaaaaatatgtatttatacatttaaaatgtatataaaatttaCCATATACTTAAATTTGTACATCCTAAATTGTCCGCTTATATTTTAATCATATGTACTTGAATTGATTTTagtgtatatacactaccgttcaaaagtttggggtcggtacatttttattgtttcttttcttttcttttttttttaaagaaattaatacttttattcaccaaggatgtatttagttaataattaaaagcttattcaaagttaataataaataatttacattgttataaaatatttatattttgaataaacactgtactttttaaacttgttattcatgaaagaatcctgaaaaaatcacagcttccaaaaaatatctggcagcacaactgttgatattatccaacattgatcattctaataataaatcagcatattagaatgatttctgaaggatcatgtgacacttaaaactggagtaacagctgataaaaattcagcttttcatcacaggaataaattctattttaaagtatgttaaaaaaacattattttatattgtaaaaacattttgcaatattactgttttttttctgtatttttaatcaaataaatgcagccttgatgagcataagagacttctttaaaaactattacaagtctaactgaccccaaacttttgaacggtagtgtatatatatatatatatatatatatatatatatatatatatatatgggtggaACCAGAGgtgtacacacacgcacactatattgccaaaagtattgggacaccccattctaatgaacaggtttgactaatgtCGAAATTTCCACaggtacaaatcctaatgtttaagcatataatgatattctaggggattgtgttcttTTAATTTGATAACAACAtctttgacaggacccttttctattctaacatgacaatgcctctgtgtataaggcaaggttcaaaaagaaatgattgattcagtcagtgtggaagaatttgactggtctgcagaaagccctAATCCAAGCTGAACATCTCTGGTGTGACTtaaaatgcagactttgagccaaaaaaTATGACTTGTAAcaatgggtacagtcattttagacacttccaaaacagttgcaacagagatggaaatataaTTCAGaaatacatgaattgtttccatttttgttgccacagttttgaaagtgcctttttcttttctaaagaaggggtgtctcaatacttttgtccatatagtgtatgtactgtacaagtcattggtgtttggtgattagtttttggctcaaggtcagcatttaaagtcacaccagaggtgactttgctttctgcagaccactcaagttcttccacactgactaaatcaatcatttctttttgaaccttttAACCATGTAAgtatagaaaagggtcctgtcaaaactgttgcagTAAAATTAGAAGcccacaatcccctagaatattactatatgcttaaacattaagatttgtactcatagaAATTGCTAATTGCAAACCTGTTCATGAgaaggtgtcccaatacttttggcaatataatgtgtgtgtgtgtgtgtgtgtgtatatatatatatatatatatatatatatatattatatatatatatatatatatatatatcagtgatgTGTGACGGTGTTCTGAAATGGGGaggcaattattattatttttttaaataaaatgtaaactcaTGTCCTATTCACATTatttacactatcagaaaaatcaatcaaaaaatctataatatttacatttaccaTCAAATGAATATTCTACAGTGCATGCAGAATTATTATGCAAGTAgattttaccaattccaaactaCATTagtcttaataactactattgattttgtatttaatcttttataagtgatatatgattgtccatgaaggctggaagtaaAAAACTTATTATATTCAGGTGTacataattattaggcatgtttTCTTTGTCTAGATCAAAAAAGCCAAAAAagatttaaatttattaaatgcccatgagaattCAATaatagaatttgcaaagttaagacATGACCTAAAACGACTTGTTTAAACACGCCCCCACTTGTCCACGTCACGGGGTaagtagattagcataacactgcccatatgtatatggaaaaaaagaaggcgtaacttttactggctgtagtattgttgcagctgCCATGTTGGGGAGaggcagtgtgtttcattgcgaaagcgaaagtactttgGCTGTTTGGCCTTcaaaatgaggacacaactagaaatcagtggttatgTAATACAGTGCaatgcaaatattcgagtgggtgatgCCCATTACACAGAgcactgtttcctgaacctgggagagcagcttacaatgccagctgtacacaaagggttaaggctataaagtggggcaattccgatgttgcaaggacagtctatgcttctgactgatggcctgtaagtacgttttcatatttaaagaatttgctactgatttttcaaacgtgagttttgagcagtgtagagcagtgcttgttgtttctcgttctacaaTCGCAAGTGCTAAGACATGGTATTATGTTTACACGACACATAGCgtaaaagacagtatgagtcattataatcagtagttaagttcccactggatgcaacaaatgcctcatttataataggttttattgtttctgtctcgttgCACTGAAAAACGGCgtcacatgcttgaggtattcggccagtCACAAGGCACCGGATAGCTGTCCAatctagggatgttaaccgatgaccgtttgaccggtggttgaccgtatcaatgttaaccggtcaaagttgtcggtagtcggttaaaaaaaaaagtgccggtgcgtcttttacgcattctgaaggtgcctgttttatccatgggttttatcatgttgcagtctattaggcaacattccgcataagatgggcttagatttggaaatacattacatctacatttcagtggtaaccgataaggtgatgatgatcatcatctttctttaatatggttagcactacctcaactaaagcggcgtctcttcggagctgtcattttcttaaatgagccgtggcaatgtttcaaatgagcttctaacctagacaaacgcctttattttcaaagcgatcaccttgtacccaaaccatttgaaactaaggagccatttgtcctacgattacatacaacaagctcttcggcgccgcgtttgcgggactcatgtttcgcgctgtaggggatttttaaaaagtgacgcgagtggcagtgtgtgtgtgtgtgtgtgtgtgtgtgtgtgtgtgcgggaggcagagcggcagagagaggccgcgatcacaccgaacgcgtttttgcagatggaggcgcctcttttgaatggttttctgttggcagtgagcgttctacgcgctgcttatgcgtccCAGGCGCCtcacgtttttgcaggagcgctctgagcgcgtgaagttgaaaaaaaaatcaactctgagcggaaaaacgcccaacgtcattcgcgttcttttccattgtccaatcgaatgaatggagaggcgggccttctgttgtggtgacggaattttacggttgcttaaaaagtccggagactgcaagaaatagaggagaaaccttttgtgtctatcgtgggtaacccggagctgtattatttagggtttctgctaatatgacagtttacttaacagcataaaactaagattttagagcgctcgcgctataatcctttgatttgactgacaggacagctgttttggtcgttgcttagcaacataaaaaaaacgcagcacgctcttttattaaaagtcaccaaaaaagggcagtgctgtgcgcctcgcgtttttagaactaaaagacgcgttcggtgtgatcgcggtcagatgcgacagagttgcgaaattgcaggcgcggctggaaatggctgttatttcaaatagcgtaccatattttaaactaatcggttaaccggtttcaaccggctaatgaggctcggtggtcggtcaagaaattttttagttttcgccatccctagtcCAATCCGAGAACACCTCAGTTTCCATCAACTATGAGTTTTGTAAATATCatagcgtttcagaaaggcgggtcagagaggagcaacaataatgtacagtatgtggaaaataatattttttgaacctcaaacttcATTAACACATTGCATTTCaacaaaatacacaaaataattctctttttagcaacatcatatgacccctttaactgcaaaagaattaagaattaggtgtgaaaccatcaggaaccatttagtctccagcaccaccaacctacctggagtctctATAAGTGGAATGTGTCAGGTTTTCAGAGAGTTTGCTTGGGTaagaaatcctaaaaaaatgaccctcacttaATATTAATAACACGCGGAGGTGTTGTGAAATGCATGAAGACTTTTGAAGgaccagcatcacatcctcttgtaccactatttgaagaatttatcttccagaatctgacagtaagttttgggatttcatttttagtccatctctgcaagacagactttTTAAGGATAAGAGAATTCCAAAACTTACTGTCAGATCCTGGAAGATAAATTCTTCAAACAGTGGTACAAGAGGATGTGCTGGTCCTTCAAACATCACTCTCAAATTATCTGTCTATAAAGcttataaaatgtatttcacaacactacaGCAGGTCCTTTTTTTtaagtgagggtcattttttttaggatttttaccAAAGCAaactctctgagaacctgacacattgcacttctggagactccaaGTAGGTTGCAGTTGTGGAACaatggtggcgctggagactaaatagttcctgatggtttcacacctaattcttcaccttaattcttaattcttttGCAGTAAACATGTGTTTTTTCTTCTCCACCTtgctgacccaatgagcattttgcctcccaatggtcatgccttaactttgcaaattctattTTTGCATTAGTAAttctataaagtcagaattgtgagataaaaagtcgcaattagcttttttatttattcagagGCGAAAACTGGCTTCCATAAAACTCTAATGATACTCTAACTCTATGATTTATTTTCTCAGAGAGCTACCTGCCCAAGGATGATGGGGAGTTTTACCAGTTCTGCTATGTGGACAGCTTCGGTCATGTCAAAGGAGCCAGCACCCCATTCTGCTTTCAAAACCCAGCAGAAACAAGCCTTGGCCCCAGTTTGGAGAAGGATCTGTTAGTCATAACAACACAGGTACATCTCCAGGTTAAAGTTTCTAGCATTTGTTTTCTTTCTGCTAGCCTAAATGTTTAATACTTATACTAACCAgccaaaaaattatttattaaatatcctTGTGAGTAGGAGCAGGCAGAAATGATGGAGAAAGAAAAAGAAGACTTTGTGAAAGAGATTGAGTctttaaaagaaagaaatgtgATCCTAAAATCTGAGTTGGATGAAAGACTGCATGAGATCCGCCGTCTCAGGGTAAGTCAGACTCTCTTTCTTTTATAACACATATGTAAAATATATGCAGTTATTATTTACGTTTTTGTGGTTTTtagaagaaaggtcagctgattGTCTGATCTGTTATCTAATGTCTGATGTTATTTTAAAGGCCTGTCTCTGCGCTGTACCCATTGTGTAGTGGGAATGTTGTACTACTTGTTCTACTCtgtcttatttttagttttattatttagtatttataATAGTAGTTTTTAAATTAGGTTTTAGTtttatagtttacatttttagttttagtcttaCAGTCTTCTTTTTTAATTtctatagctttaatttatttttatttcagttttagtttgagtAATTTTAAAACTACAACATTGCTTATTCTTCATTTAATCTTAATTTCAATTACAGAGAactaattttaatagttttagttttagttaacaataataacacaTTTACTGCATTGTTCCTTTACTGATAATCATTACGAAACTTGTGAATAAAGTGATCGTAAATGCATCTTTATACTAAACTGCAGAGCACCATAGAGGATTTGAAGCCAAAGGATCAACCAGAATCACCACTGCCAGATGCACAAAGTTTTACTTCCACCGAAATGGTAAAGAAAATGCTATCCTTCTGTGTAGAAACACTTACAAAGCTGAATATTTTAGCTACAGTATGTCTATAATTTAATCTGTATAACTGAGAATTGTACAAGATATGTTTGACTTTAATCAAACAAAATTATTCACAGCCATTGCAGACAAGTCTGCAAGAAAAATACGAGAGAGCTGTTCAAAAGATCAACTTGCTTAAGAAAGAAAGGACCGAGTTACAGCAAGAGATTGGACACAAGGATAAGGAAGTCCTCAGGTGAGTGTCCTCATGTGTTTTATGTGCAAAAGGTTTatggaaattttcatttttatttttattttttgtccagGCTAAGTACCTTGCTGAAAGAAGCAGAGCAAAATTACAACAAAGTACAGGACCAGGTCAAGCTGCTACAGGtacatgttgcatgaagatatttaataaatttcctactgtaaatattacaaatttaatttttgactagtaatatgcattgctaattcatttggacaacttttaaaagtgattttctcaatatttagatttttttttgtaccatCAGATTCTAGATTTATAAATAGTATCAAATAGTACTAATATCTCGGGGGAAAAaaattgtcctatcttaacaaacatacgtcaatggaaagcttatttattcagtttaaataaaataactccctatgactggttttatggtctagAGTCACATGTGTTCTTACTGTTAATGATAATTAAGAAAGACACTATATAATTCCTGACAATACAAATACCAAGACAAAActaatttatttcaattttaggtTGATGTGCAAAGCAGCAGGAAAGACTATGAGAAACTGCACGCCGAAATCCAGGAGCTCAGGCTGAAAAAGGCTCTGGAGGACCGGAGAGCTGAAAACAAAGCATTACAAACATCCTTGTCAGAGCAAGAAGCCCAATGGAAAGAAGAAAACAAAGTGAGGCTTGTCACTGTGGCCTATCTGTTTGGACTTTTGACACATTATTGACTTCAATATAAATCAGTAGTCACTGTATTGTCATGAAGTAATCTCTTTGTGACTCAGGTACAGATTCATGCCCTGCTCGCTCAGCTGACAGAGGCCAGAGGGCTGCTTCGCAGTGAGGTGCAGAGTTGCAAAGATGCCTGCAAACGTGCAGACACAGCTGAGCAGGAATTAAAGGAAGTGAAAAAGAAGCTGGAGGGGATGACCTTGAAACAGGCTGAGGATGAGAATACCAATCAAATCCAGGTATTTTTCAATATACTGTCAggtttttttaaagggatagttcacccaaaaatacagattctgtcattaattactcaccttcatgtcattccaaacccataagaccgttctgattctgcatagacagcaacgcaacacaTTAaaagcctagaaaggtagtaaggacttggGCTGCTctcaactaaagatttttctggtcgactagtagtcgctCATTTTAAGCATTAATCGACTATAagttaaatgttaattaataaaccatataaatcataataatgagctttTAATTGCCTGCATAGCCTTATAAGCACGCAAGCGcacaaaaaaagcttgccacagcgcaccggccgatataataattatgaatgtgtcagagaaaaacagcaagaagactgcattaacgttttaataatttattgataaactagtgctttctttgttttcattttaaaaaaatgcgACACCGACTCGTTATCTCCACAGTAGTGGATGCGTCTTTATGCGTGTTTCATACAGATtatataatctgagaatatttgttttctgtttgaatcggttcatttaaaagtagacatttcacagagtttcgaagtttcgcGCTCAAGTTCAGAGAGACCAAGACGGTAGAAAgagcatcctgtttgctttaattattttacaaaagcacaacatttcGTTGTTAATCTgaatgcacacaaataaacgtagagtctttacagatttgaaagatgtattacttttatctgtatgaccagaaATAagggagtattttaagagcaagtgaccacaccagcgcctccatctgtcatgcagtgagcgtGCTACTGTTCAGCTTTCACACTAAAGTTGCTACATACatttttcagatgaaaagccatatttgaatatatgagaatactttgtgcacaaagaaaacaaaaataaggactttattcaacaatttcttctcttccatgtcatgAGAGTACCATGAGAGTACCAcatggtgctgctgacgcaggagctgGCATTCTGATGTAAAAACCTGAATCCGCTGCACCTTGTTTAcatcagtggcgatttctttaagactgcaagggaagctcagcttcccctataatgtcacaaaattaatggtcaaattacgtactattgtattaacattttattgactaaaaatgcgttagaaaacgttcatctcaaagacgagttcgttcagaatcagttagatatagcaggtcggctgacttgattttcttctcatacattcccgtagcgtcacagtgcatttccccattgaagcccagcgtccattgacttcaatggggctgctttgaaccttttttttcagtgctttgaaactagacggtcattggataaacgctgcgattatgtcccgcccacggacgctcagcgtctctgggggtgaatgaggagtgggctggcctggactctgagcttctgcgtgatgattggaaggtctgtcgaaagattgcatctccttttgactgacagcgattttgtactataaggaatcgctgaagctattcgcgctcagtcccatcgtgacgtggatttctcaagttcagtcgaaataaaaaccgctgcaacctatttctttatatttgcttggtgaaattgcttgattttcatcatacatttcacacaattatacaccacattccttgtttcacttttacagagtttaatttttttttttagatcgttcattcattcattcatatagtaggctaggctagcgtcgtgggtgaaactgcacacgaaaagacgcctagttggtacgacagggtcacagaccattttcttgaaaaggaacgtagggcagaatttacttttaaataaatagacaattttatgatgtaggccgaaaatgagcttcccctatttgacagaccagtagccgccac
This window encodes:
- the calcoco2 gene encoding calcium-binding and coiled-coil domain-containing protein 2, producing the protein MNDGTEEETAPVIMETSSYSQVVFNDVPPSYPPNTAITCRYTLTGALEPSVRDWIGIYKVGWNSTQKYYTYVWVEPSLDHVGPEPLVQQVVFKESYLPKDDGEFYQFCYVDSFGHVKGASTPFCFQNPAETSLGPSLEKDLLVITTQEQAEMMEKEKEDFVKEIESLKERNVILKSELDERLHEIRRLRSTIEDLKPKDQPESPLPDAQSFTSTEMPLQTSLQEKYERAVQKINLLKKERTELQQEIGHKDKEVLRLSTLLKEAEQNYNKVQDQVKLLQVDVQSSRKDYEKLHAEIQELRLKKALEDRRAENKALQTSLSEQEAQWKEENKVQIHALLAQLTEARGLLRSEVQSCKDACKRADTAEQELKEVKKKLEGMTLKQAEDENTNQIQAQLQQAQDKIYEMAETSRSDRENLEKKNEELKAEVNKLRRAVFDYQVASVAAMSDQLSNPQSPAASQEQIYIPDPHFYESIDDLTANPAGTDLQTRMCQYCQEGFPGISEDELEEHEQSHKVCPLCTLICDNMGQQEFEDHVYSHEI